tttcataaaagtaaatttaggGGATACGAAGATTATGGCGACAAATTGCAGTGCGGTCGCAGAGCTGTAAGCCTTATTAACAATCAGTAGGGAGCCGGCGTACTTCTGGTTTCGAACTGGCTCATTACTGCGGTAGTGTAATAGCTACCATAAACGTTCAGTTAAACTACCTACAGAAAACTCATTTACTATTCGAGTTAACGAATTTTTACTATTAGTGCTACATCATGCATGTTGGAAAATATTGTAACATCATAtcaagataattattattattatattttaacatgatAATTATTTGGTTACCGAGATCGCTCGTACAGAAGGCCAACTCCAGTTCCGAATCGGAACAAGGTCGACAGTCAGCCGTAGCGGGATCATAATGTCGTCTCACAAGCGGCCTGGCTTCGTATTTAAAGGTCGCTACTCGTCTCTTGGGTCCGTCCTCCGGTTCGGCCTCGACGTAGAGCGCGGCTTGTCCGTTCCGACTGTGGAAACATCGCAGCTCGCGGACGTCGCCGTCGTCGGGAGCGTACAGAGGTACCAGCCTGCGCACGCCTTCCACGAATATGCGAGCTGGGAAGCGATCAGCGGCAACtggaaaatacataaatattcaataataatacatgtttttttttaatatcttcgtTTAATGTATATACGAAAACACGGTAATCCTAAAAGCTAAGGTTACCTGTTTCGTTTTGCCGCAGTGTATGGAAGAGATCAGGCGGGTCAGGCCGTCGAATAACTCGGATGCAAACTGTAAAGTCTCGTTCGTCGGCCGGCAGCGGCGGCTTGAAGAGTAGCCTCAGTGCGCCCCGCGGGTACAGCCACGACACGCCGCCCTCCCGGCAGCGGAGGTACACTGGCGTCACGCCGCGCTCCGCGCTCGATGTCAAGCCGCTATAAGagacaacaaaaaagttaaattaaggaaatatatttgaaattattgagTATAGGTTgagaaaaaaaactgacataaAATGCTCGAAAACCAAGATAATATCTATGTATTCAAAAATACGTATCGTCATCGCGTAACAAATTTGAGTAAATTACAAATAGGATTGGTacacaattttaacattatattgAGGTAGCTTCACTGGTAGGAAATACAAAATACTATAGTGTGTAAAGTATAGATTGTTCTTCGCATGTGCTTACTAATACTTgcgtatatctatctatatattgttataaagctACTTCGAGCCAATTGTCTGATCAAATCTTACATCTGCCAAGCGAGCTGTGTTTCTGGAGTAGCGCCCACGCTCTGCCCACGACTCTAACATAACATAAAGCTAAAATATACGACTAAGGGCGCGCTATAAAAGATAACATGCATGGTTGTACTTGTACATGGTTTGATGCGACGCTCATAAAAAAACGACAAGGcttttatgtaaaatgtattGTATGTGTGGCCCGTCTGACGTCTCTTTATTAGTCATGTTGAAGTGCCTCCGAGTCAGTAACGATTTATATGGCATTGTAAATGCGCATGCTGTGGTGACTATGCAAGGTACAAAAAGCAAGTAAAGCAGGAAGTTGATCATAGCCTTAGTAAGGGGTTGACATCGATTAATTAcgcaatataaataatttaaaatatcactaaaaataatttactataatttttaaacactttttcttttcatactaaaaattaatatataaaaactgtcCCTACTAATTTAAAACCTGCTTCacactttttctttttatacggTAGCTATTTATAGAATGTTCAGCGTCGAGTCACATCCTTAATACTTTCACGTCATCGCAGGGCTTCCTTAATCCTCCCTAATGGACTAAATCTTGAGATATTATGTTCATACCTATACGTACTAATAGTTTAACATAAAAACTGGTTGCCGGTAACGATAGAGATTTTCATGCTGCATTTTTTATGACTTCCAAATATGgacaagatattaaaaatattacattacactACTTATAATTcctttaagaaataaaatttatgtaaacatTAACGGCCGTTAATATTTCTTTgacatattacaataataattgtgtttgcaggcaaatacaacgtagatagacgaaaaaatagtcaagtaaatacgcattcctggtttccttatcatggtaccaaactagggatatctcctttccgacaaaaaaagaatcatcaaaatcggttcataaacgacggagttatccccgaacatacataatatatatatatatatatatatatatatatatacggtcgaattgagtaacctcctcctttttttgaagtcggttaaaaaataaaagctgaggaaaataaatcataataacttgataaattaaaaatatcagagCACCGTAAGCTATAACTTTGTTAATTAAATCTGAATATAGTTACTACACCAATTTATTGTCTACTAGTTATTGTAGAACACTTATATAGGATAAGGGTTGTCAAAGATTAACAATCTTATGTAATCCGTACATCCAGGAAGAGTGTcgaaaaaaatagctatacccTTATACATTTGCAGATTATGCGACATTTATTTGTCTTTCGAGAGGTGGCTTACGAACATTTATAGCTTGATTGATTACGAATcgactttaatttaaattaaaaatgagtattaaataaaattacacaaaaagaaatattgatTGTGAAATAACTtaagttttttacataattttattattgttgttcaTTGTGAGTTTGGTGATTAGAATTtacattaaagtttttttttttttaaataatcgctGCTCCTGACGCCATTACGTTATCAACGCGCTAAAACAAACACTAATAAAAAAACTGGTACACAAAAACCGCATAGATCTTTTTgtttcaacaaacaaaaaatattatgtggAGGGTTGTTAACTGCCGTCGGTTGTTCCGCGTGTTTAGTGGTCacattttttgttacatcaCAACAAATACACacggaattttaaatttttcgcccgataaatatacttaagcgatttgtgttttaaattaatgtttttattttgcgaTAAAGAAAGCTTTTGTTAAGACATAAGTCATGATATAAAATCCTGTATAACATGGAAGTTGCTCAATGTAGTGATAGGATCAAGCCTAATAATAAACataggtatatacatataaatgtttccaAATCTATtactaaaaaacttttaaaagcaTGAGGTAATTTTGGaaagtataaaaaagtatttataaaaacatatttatatagtataaacatgtttatatatatatataatagctttgatattaaatacagtaatattgtatatatacctactattacAAATTACTCATTCTCTATGAGACATTAAGGTTTTTACTTCGGTTTTATGAATCACAAAAAAAACGAGAACTTACCAACAACACAATCTTCGGTCATTATTGACGAATGGCTTGGCGCCGATAACGGACTAAAAGCGTCTTATATTCGTTGTCACgaaatattgaaacaaaataatgctcttaagcattttaaataaaaaaagaaactacaCATTTGAATTTCTTGATGcgcctataaaataaatgtactgaTGTCTCAATAAACGTTGTACAGTCaatgaaaaaagtttaataCAACACGAGAACTAATATTAAAGTGCAATTACTTTTTACAATCTCTACGAATATATTTCATTATCTTTACGACACCTTTGTTATTTTACGACGAATTCGAGATTTTACAATCAATAAATCCAAAATTTTGACGTGTGAGTGAtaccacaaaaataaaatatcaaaacattgGATCGATCATAAAATTTTTTTGATCGCCATAAACGTTTTGAGGTAACCTGACCAATTAGGtggaattatataaatcaattaaCTCAAAACTGTATGTTTAGATTAGGCTTTTTAAATGCCCCAGTCGTTCAAAAAacgaatttattaaaataattaaaatataaaatatccacTAATTGATAGTACGAATTGTGATTTATGTAAATGAAATTCTAATAACACCAAGAGCTAAATCTTGTTGGCATAAGTTTTTGACGCGGAACGACAAACATTATAGAAACGAAATCTTGTTTGATAGCATACTTTTCATATCTCCTTTTGGACTTTTGTAAAGAAAGTTCGTTAACGTAGTACAAAAATGTCCATAAAGCTTTATCACAGTAACAACAGTCGCgctagaataataaaataaatgtatatctcTTCTACGAAGACTTTTATTTATCCTCACCCAAACATGACGCGAGATAACAATGAGTCGTACGTTCAACCTTCATCTAGCACAGGGTTGAATGTATTATTACGATTTGACTCTACTAAATGAAAGgcaaaaaaacttattattttaataattattattttaattttgttttaaaatatttaatttcattaagatTTTTAAGCTAGGAAACTTTGGAAAATTTTAAACGGGTATATTTTTGGTTCAAACGCCAGCCCTAAGAAGACACGAGTTGCGCCCGCGCTCAGCCCACGCGCCAAGCCGGTACTCCGGTAGCATATTACCATACTCGATATCATCTCGCCTAACTATTATTGTAATGCCTTAAAAATATCGCATATCGCTAGCCTAAACTAACATAGCATTCCTCCTCGATTTCcattattttgtttctaatattttacttatttaacgaataaataaataatttttgttttagaaaaagaTCTTTACATCAAGTACTTCGTCTAACTTGTTAGTTAGATCTCAATATACAAAATAAGAATAAACCCTCAATAATAATGTTAACTTTACGTAGCATAAATCTGGTGCATTTGCATAAAATTATAGTATCTCCAAAgtcataaataatgtatatgtaatataaaatatagacaGTTCTAATACCTAGGTGCATTATAAACGAGAGCGAGATAAAATCTTGCGAAGCCGAGGCGGATATGGTTATACATATTGTGGCCGATACAATTTCAAGTCTCTTGTCCCCGCCATCGCCACGAGCCTTGCAGCGAGATTTATAGGCTTTCAAACTCACCCACACGAAGGCACAGCGCTCTACCGATATTTTTTAGGTCAACTTCAATACTGAAGCGAGCACGATTTTGTCACGATACTGTTCTGTAATAACCGTTTTTTGACTTACCATATTTATAGACTCTACCATTATTGTGGTGATATAATCTAATCGTATTGTAAGTATCGtattgtaaatttttgatatcatTTTCCATTGTCTCACGTTATTTATTTACCTGTATTCAAAATTGAAAGTAGTAAACGTTTTAAATATGTCCTATTAGTTATTATGTTTAATTCAAtatctattgtatttttttataaataaaatttcataaacatcATTTATTAAAGGTCACGTATGAAAAAGTCCGTCAAGTGTTCGAGCACTAATGAGTGTGTAAAAACAATACACATGTGTTCAATTTATTCGTAATTGTCAAAGCATGTACGGATTTCCGTGGAACAATGGTGATGTTATAGCTTTAGTTTAGTATACATCTTCGTTCTTAGTGGTGTTCAGACAATGGCCGCGGTGGACGGCGCACGTGCGTTTTCGTGTATTGTATTCATATGCTGATTGAGCTCGGGCCTCTAAACTTCACTGATTCAACCCATTACAGTTTTTTGATAGGAATTTTACCTACAATTATCTTATATCCAATACGAAATTACAAACGGACagaaaaattgaaaacaatttaatttttgtagcaGAACGGGTTTAGATCGTTTAGATACTGTTATATTCTAGAGAGACTTTATACGTGcggcctttatttatttatttatttatttagaaaaccaacagctttaAACAATGTATCTTACAGCTAGGTATATGCTATAGAATatagccaataacaggtttcccttagaataatttataaactatagattagtaaaataataactttagatTAGTATAAAACACAACGTCCAGGCTGCACGTATATTAGATGTTGATAGGCCAGTAATAGTACGAAATGGTAGTGATGATTCGTCCTGATTGTATAATGGGAGCAACTCGTGCGGGGCGGCGTGTGGGCGTCCCTCCGTCACCGGCCAACTTAAACGTGATTATTATATTCTGCACCTCACAAATTACATCTAGGTATAAATTCTAACTTTTATAGTTATAAACATCTCATCAAGAACAAATTGCTATCAATATGGTTTTTTGCAAATCACCGTGCTTATATTGAAGCAATCTTGATA
This genomic stretch from Melitaea cinxia chromosome 10, ilMelCinx1.1, whole genome shotgun sequence harbors:
- the LOC123657429 gene encoding meteorin-like protein, with the protein product MGPEAVFWTFVLGLIYVAEAGTIGDQCDWTGSGLTSSAERGVTPVYLRCREGGVSWLYPRGALRLLFKPPLPADERDFTVCIRVIRRPDPPDLFHTLRQNETVAADRFPARIFVEGVRRLVPLYAPDDGDVRELRCFHSRNGQAALYVEAEPEDGPKRRVATFKYEARPLVRRHYDPATADCRPCSDSELELAFCTSDLVSRGIIIGSELHEEMDATRLTWHLTKLLRVTAPGTGGETIDIANTSDIADIANDVDDNYYRSGRARRALRAHVHVSAACGAEAGAGEFLLMARRRLGRYALACAPRLRDWRALVRRRAADGSAHCQLHY